The proteins below are encoded in one region of Aquisphaera giovannonii:
- a CDS encoding DUF937 domain-containing protein — MTLIELFKNQMTPEMLGKLASLLGLGQEDASRAVSAAVPALLSAFAGLASSPVGAEKFVSTLRSPDLGSLGGPGDILGGGLSPAEMEKKGGSILSSLLGSGGLAALAGALAKFIGGHPDLAKKLLTFVGPFVLSSILSQFKGRNLTAQGLTSLFAENKESIAHALPAGFQMPSLSRFADAGHAAASTAAGTTEGGLPKWLLPLVLLGLLAAGLWWLFGQNQPSAGPGGESVPIATTPPRAPAPTKKNVELPAVDAPALSKTLAETYKSATLYLTDIKDVPTAEAALPRIQGLNATLDTLRAGWDKLPDSGKASLKSITSDNLGKLKDLVAKVLAIPGVADKLKPALDVLVTKFAGLG, encoded by the coding sequence ATGACCCTGATCGAACTGTTCAAGAACCAGATGACTCCCGAGATGCTGGGCAAGCTCGCTTCGCTCCTCGGTCTGGGCCAAGAGGACGCTTCGAGAGCCGTATCGGCGGCCGTTCCTGCTCTACTCTCGGCGTTCGCGGGACTGGCGTCGAGTCCGGTGGGGGCGGAGAAGTTCGTCTCGACGCTACGCAGCCCCGACCTCGGCTCGTTGGGCGGCCCAGGCGACATCCTGGGTGGCGGGTTGTCCCCGGCGGAGATGGAGAAGAAGGGGGGCAGCATCCTGAGCTCGCTCCTCGGTTCGGGCGGGCTCGCGGCGCTGGCCGGTGCCCTGGCAAAGTTCATCGGCGGCCACCCCGACCTCGCAAAGAAGCTGCTGACTTTCGTCGGCCCATTCGTCCTCTCGTCGATTCTCAGCCAGTTCAAGGGGCGAAACCTGACCGCCCAGGGGCTGACCAGCCTGTTTGCGGAGAACAAGGAGTCGATCGCCCACGCGCTGCCGGCGGGATTCCAGATGCCCTCGCTGTCTCGGTTCGCCGACGCAGGGCACGCCGCCGCGTCGACGGCGGCCGGCACGACCGAAGGCGGGCTGCCGAAGTGGTTATTGCCGCTGGTCTTGCTCGGCTTGCTGGCGGCAGGGCTCTGGTGGCTGTTCGGGCAGAACCAGCCGTCAGCCGGTCCCGGAGGCGAGTCGGTCCCTATTGCGACCACCCCGCCCAGGGCACCAGCACCGACCAAGAAGAACGTCGAATTACCCGCTGTCGACGCCCCAGCCCTCAGCAAGACCCTAGCCGAGACCTACAAGTCGGCCACCCTCTACCTGACCGACATCAAGGACGTGCCGACGGCGGAGGCGGCCCTCCCCAGGATCCAGGGTCTGAATGCAACCCTCGATACGCTCAGGGCCGGCTGGGACAAGCTGCCGGATTCCGGCAAGGCGAGCCTGAAGTCAATCACCTCGGATAACCTCGGCAAGCTCAAGGACCTGGTCGCCAAGGTCCTGGCCATTCCCGGCGTGGCGGACAAGCTCAAGCCGGCTTTGGATGTCCTCGTGACCAAGTTCGCCGGGCTGGGCTGA